From a region of the Triticum aestivum cultivar Chinese Spring chromosome 7D, IWGSC CS RefSeq v2.1, whole genome shotgun sequence genome:
- the LOC123169747 gene encoding 3-ketoacyl-CoA synthase 12: MEPLLMLSVAILLAHAVTSLLRTVMARRRHSRCYLLDYVCHRPCDDRKVSTDTVGRVVTRNKRLGVPEYRFLLRVIVRSGIGEESYCPRSILEGREESPTHQDALDEMDAFFDEAIAELFARSGVAPRDVDVLVVNVSLLAPAPSLASRIVRRFGMREDVAEYNLSGMGCGASLISLDLARRALRTRPASLALVVSSESIAPSWYAGTDRSMMMGNCLFRSGGSAVLLTNNPSLRGRAKMALRHLVRTNIAADDEAHTCALQREDGDGHVGISLSKDLPKAAVRAMTLNLRRLVPRVLPLSELLRFAAHYVSSKLLSHCPMQVKADGRLPKINFKTGVEHYCLHPGGAAVVEAVKESLGLDADDVEPALMTLRRWGNTSASSLWYVLSYMEAKGRLKKGDRALMLTFGSGFKCNSCLWEVTGDMADKGAWADCIDDYPPPPESATTNPYMDKYSWVNQVDSTVL; this comes from the coding sequence ATGGAGCCGCTTCTTATGCTTAGCGTAGCGATTCTCCTTGCGCATGCGGTGACTTCCCTGCTGCGCACGGTTATGGCCCGCCGGCGGCACTCGCGGTGCTACCTGCTGGACTACGTGTGCCATAGGCCGTGTGACGACCGCAAGGTGAGCACGGATACCGTTGGCAGGGTGGTCACGCGCAACAAGCGCCTCGGCGTCCCAGAGTACCGGTTCCTCCTCCGCGTCATCGTCCGCTCCGGCATCGGCGAGGAGAGCTACTGCCCGCGCAGCATCCTGGAGGGCCGCGAAGAGTCGCCCACCCACCAGGACGCGCTGGACGAGATGGACGCCTTCTTCGACGAAGCAATCGCCGAGCTCTTCGCCAGGAGCGGCGTCGCGCCACGCGACGTCGACGTGCTGGTCGTCAACGTCTCCTTGCTGGCCCCCGCGCCGTCGCTCGCCTCCAGGATCGTGCGCCGCTTCGGCATGCGCGAGGACGTCGCCGAGTACAACCTCTCCGGCATGGGGTGCGGCGCCAGCTTGATCTCGCTGGACCTCGCACGCAGAGCGCTGCGCACGCGGCCGGCGTCGTTAGCTCTCGTGGTCTCGTCCGAGTCCATCGCTCCCAGCTGGTACGCCGGCACGGACAGGTCCATGATGATGGGCAACTGCCTCTTCCGCAGCGGAGGCTCCGCCGTGCTGCTCACCAACAACCCGTCGCTCCGCGGGCGCGCCAAGATGGCGCTCCGCCATCTCGTGCGCACAAACATCGCCGCCGACGACGAGGCGCACACGTGCGCGCTGCAGCGCGAGGACGGCGACGGACACGTGGGGATCAGCCTCAGCAAGGATTTGCCCAAGGCCGCTGTCCGGGCCATGACCCTTAATCTACGGCGCCTCGTCCCACGCGTCCTCCCCTTGTCCGAGTTGCTGCGGTTCGCTGCCCACTACGTATCCAGCAAGCTTCTATCCCACTGTCCCATGCAGGTGAAGGCAGACGGACGACTTCCCAAGATCAACTTTAAGACCGGCGTGGAGCACTACTGCCTCCAccccggcggcgccgccgtcgtgGAGGCTGTGAAGGAGAGCCTCGGTCTCGACGCCGACGACGTGGAGCCTGCGCTGATGACACTGCGCCGGTGGGGGAACACGTCCGCCAGCAGCCTCTGGTACGTGCTGTCTTACATGGAGGCCAAGGGGAGGCTGAAGAAAGGGGACCGGGCGCTCATGCTCACCTTCGGCTCCGGATTCAAGTGCAACAGTTGCCTGTGGGAGGTGACCGGCGACATGGCTGACAAGGGCGCGTGGGCAGACTGCATCGACGACTACCCACCGCCACCGGAGAGCGCCACTACCAACCCGTACATGGACAAGTACAGCTGGGTTAACCAAGTCGACTCAACGGTGTTATAG